A genomic region of Arachis hypogaea cultivar Tifrunner chromosome 5, arahy.Tifrunner.gnm2.J5K5, whole genome shotgun sequence contains the following coding sequences:
- the LOC112802846 gene encoding remorin — MTEEQPQTSVESQKPSSDDPSPAATTEAPSHEEHVHEASKDVAEEKSVIPDTKPDESKALVLVEKPLVEEKPSEGSVDRDAVLARVATEKRLSLVKAWEESEKSKAENKAHKKLSAISAWENSKKASVEAELKKIEEQLEKKKAEYAEKIKNKIAAIHKEAEEKRAIIEAKKGEDLLKAEEVAAKYRATGTAPKKLLGCF; from the exons atgacaGAAGAGCAACCTCAAACTAGTGTGGAATCTCAAAAACCTTCTTCTGATGATCCTTCTCCAGCTGCTACAACTGAGGCTCCTTCTCATGAAGAACATGTTCATGAAGCTTCTAAGGATGTGGCTGAGGAGAAATCTGTAATTCCAGATACCAAGCCTGATGAATCCAAGGCTCTTGTTCTAGTTGAGA AGCCTCTTGTTGAAGAGAAACCATCTGAGGGCTCCGTTGACCGAG ATGCTGTGCTTGCAAGAGTTGCAACAGAGAAGAGGCTATCACTAGTCAAAGCATGGGAAGAAAGTGAAAAGTCAAAAGCAGAAAACAA GGCTCACAAGAAGCTTTCAGCCATTTCTGCATGGGAGAACAGCAAGAAAGCTTCTGTGGAGGCTGagttgaaaaaaattgaa GAGCAACTAGAGAAGAAAAAGGCAGAATATgcagagaaaataaagaacaaaatagCTGCAATCCACAAAGAAGCTGAAGAAAAGAGAGCTATCATTGAAGCTAAAAAAGGAGAGGATCTCTTGAAGGCAGAGGAGGTAGCTGCAAAGTATAGGGCTACTGGAACTGCTCCAAAGAAACTCCTTGGTTGTTTCTAA